One Thermococcus sp. genomic window carries:
- the sfsA gene encoding DNA/RNA nuclease SfsA: MKKPVLLKLNVIPCTFIERLNRFVALVEVDGELKKALVTNTGRLEEFMVPGKRAFCLPKSGGKTDFVLLAFEDLDGKGAIIDTRMQAKAFERAVELGLIPWLKDCSIKRKEVRVGNSRLDYLLDCPGGELYGEMKSAVLRGGERGEYAMYPDCPSLRGQRHIRELIGLARSGKKAIIFFVGAMPGVEKFKPYEKGDPVIAKLLRVAVREGVRIEGLSISLSPSGEVILERPSLKVEL; the protein is encoded by the coding sequence ATGAAAAAACCAGTTCTGCTAAAACTAAACGTCATCCCCTGCACATTCATTGAGAGGCTCAACCGCTTTGTGGCCCTTGTTGAGGTGGATGGAGAACTCAAGAAAGCTCTTGTCACAAACACCGGTCGCTTAGAGGAGTTCATGGTTCCGGGAAAAAGGGCATTCTGCCTGCCAAAGAGCGGTGGGAAGACTGACTTCGTTCTGCTGGCCTTTGAAGACCTGGATGGAAAGGGAGCGATAATAGACACGAGGATGCAAGCTAAGGCCTTCGAGAGGGCCGTTGAGCTCGGCCTAATCCCTTGGCTCAAGGACTGTTCCATAAAGAGGAAAGAAGTTCGCGTCGGTAACTCAAGGCTAGACTACCTCCTCGACTGCCCGGGTGGAGAGCTCTACGGTGAAATGAAGAGCGCCGTTTTAAGGGGAGGGGAAAGGGGGGAGTACGCCATGTACCCGGATTGCCCTTCGCTGAGAGGGCAGAGGCACATACGTGAGCTCATAGGACTTGCCCGCTCCGGCAAAAAGGCCATAATTTTCTTCGTAGGGGCAATGCCCGGTGTCGAGAAGTTCAAGCCCTACGAGAAGGGGGACCCCGTTATAGCAAAACTCCTGAGAGTGGCCGTAAGGGAGGGAGTTAGGATTGAGGGCCTCTCCATCTCGCTGTCTCCATCTGGAGAGGTTATCCTTGAGAGACCCTCCTTGAAGGTTGAACTATGA
- the pfkC gene encoding ADP-specific phosphofructokinase: MMELLDEARKLSMFTAYNANVDAIVYLNGKTIQGLIDEFGTEAVRRRMEEFPRQIEEPIDFVARIVHALKTGKPIEVPLVNEELQGWFDSRFNYDVERIGGQAGIIANLLANLDFRRVIVYTPHLAKRQAEMFVRKPNMFYPVVENGKLVLKHPIEAYRENDPIKVNRIFEFRAGTTFRLGNETITVPYSGRFIVSARFESIRIYTRPELKPFLPEIGLQTDGAILSGYQGIRLCYSDGKDVNYYLREAKKDILLLKREKDLKVHLEFASIQNRELRKKVIYNLFPLIDSVGMDESEIAYVLSALGYPKLAERIFTYNRIEDTVLGGKILIDEMNLEVLQIHTIYYLMYITHADNPLSEKELRMSLELATTLAAAKASLGDIKSPRDFETGLGVPYNERGEYVKLRFEEAKRRLRTREYQIVIIPTRLVKNPVSTVGLGDTISTGAFTSYLALLRRKGAL; the protein is encoded by the coding sequence ATGATGGAGCTCCTCGACGAGGCAAGGAAGCTATCGATGTTCACAGCATACAACGCGAACGTTGATGCAATAGTATACCTCAACGGGAAAACGATTCAGGGGCTTATAGACGAGTTCGGAACCGAGGCAGTGAGAAGGAGAATGGAGGAGTTCCCGAGGCAGATTGAAGAGCCCATAGACTTCGTTGCAAGGATTGTGCATGCACTCAAGACGGGTAAACCTATTGAAGTTCCCCTCGTCAACGAAGAGCTCCAGGGATGGTTTGACTCCCGCTTCAATTACGACGTCGAGAGAATCGGTGGCCAGGCCGGGATAATAGCGAACCTCTTGGCGAACCTCGACTTCAGAAGGGTCATCGTTTACACTCCCCACCTTGCAAAGAGACAGGCGGAGATGTTCGTCAGGAAGCCAAACATGTTCTATCCCGTCGTTGAAAACGGAAAACTGGTCCTCAAGCACCCAATAGAAGCTTACAGGGAGAACGACCCAATAAAGGTGAATCGCATCTTCGAGTTCCGCGCCGGAACGACCTTCAGGCTTGGAAACGAGACTATAACCGTCCCCTATTCAGGCCGCTTCATAGTCTCGGCCAGATTTGAGAGCATAAGAATTTACACGAGGCCCGAACTAAAGCCTTTTCTCCCGGAAATCGGACTCCAAACGGACGGTGCAATCCTCTCCGGCTATCAGGGGATAAGACTGTGCTACTCTGACGGGAAGGATGTCAACTATTATCTAAGAGAGGCAAAAAAGGACATACTCCTTCTTAAAAGGGAAAAGGACCTGAAGGTTCACCTTGAGTTCGCATCAATCCAGAACCGCGAGCTGAGGAAAAAGGTCATTTACAACCTCTTTCCCCTTATTGATAGCGTCGGGATGGACGAGTCAGAGATTGCCTACGTCCTGAGTGCCCTCGGCTATCCGAAACTGGCCGAAAGGATATTTACCTACAACCGAATCGAGGACACCGTTCTGGGCGGGAAAATCCTCATAGACGAGATGAATCTCGAAGTTCTGCAAATCCACACGATTTACTACCTGATGTACATAACCCATGCCGATAACCCTCTGAGTGAAAAAGAGCTGAGAATGAGCCTTGAGCTGGCAACGACTTTAGCCGCGGCGAAGGCTTCGCTCGGTGACATAAAATCGCCAAGGGACTTTGAAACGGGATTGGGCGTTCCCTACAACGAGCGCGGAGAATACGTTAAGCTCAGGTTTGAAGAGGCTAAAAGAAGGCTAAGGACGAGGGAATACCAGATAGTGATAATCCCAACGAGGCTCGTGAAGAATCCGGTTTCAACTGTCGGGCTCGGCGATACAATCTCAACCGGAGCCTTCACAAGCTATCTCGCCCTCTTGAGGAGAAAGGGAGCACTCTAG
- the xerA gene encoding site-specific tyrosine recombinase/integron integrase translates to MEEVIEEFETYLDLEGKSPNTIRMYSYYVRRYLEWGGTINARSALRFLARLRREGYSNRSLNLVVQALRSYFRFEGYDEEAEKLKPPKVPRSLPKALTREEVKRLLSVIPPIKKRDRLIVLLLYGAGLRVSELCNLKKGDVDLERNLIVVRGGKGAKDRVVPIPAFLGDAIREYLESREDESEYLLVEERRREKDRLSPKTVWYLLRKYGNKAGVEVTPHRLRHSFATHMLERGVDIRAIQELLGHSNLSTTQIYTKVTVEHLKRAQEKAKLIEGLLEEH, encoded by the coding sequence ATGGAAGAGGTCATAGAGGAGTTCGAGACGTACCTCGACCTCGAGGGGAAGAGCCCCAACACTATCAGGATGTACTCCTACTACGTTAGACGATACCTTGAGTGGGGCGGGACAATAAACGCTCGCTCCGCCCTGCGTTTTTTGGCCAGACTTAGGAGGGAAGGCTACTCCAACAGGAGCCTTAACCTCGTTGTTCAGGCCTTGCGCTCTTACTTTCGCTTCGAGGGTTACGACGAGGAAGCCGAGAAGCTGAAGCCACCAAAGGTCCCGAGGAGTCTGCCAAAGGCTTTAACCCGGGAGGAAGTCAAGAGGCTCCTCTCGGTGATTCCACCAATAAAGAAGAGGGACAGGCTGATAGTCCTCCTGCTCTACGGGGCCGGTTTACGAGTCAGCGAGCTCTGCAACCTGAAGAAGGGCGACGTGGACCTGGAGAGGAATCTCATAGTTGTTCGTGGTGGTAAAGGGGCCAAAGACAGGGTCGTCCCGATTCCAGCTTTTCTGGGTGATGCCATAAGGGAATACCTTGAAAGCAGAGAAGACGAAAGCGAGTACCTCCTCGTTGAGGAGAGGAGACGGGAAAAGGACAGACTCTCGCCCAAAACCGTCTGGTATCTCCTGAGGAAATACGGGAATAAAGCCGGTGTTGAGGTTACTCCCCACAGGCTCCGCCACAGCTTCGCAACCCACATGCTTGAAAGGGGTGTTGATATCAGAGCTATTCAGGAGCTGTTAGGCCATTCAAACCTTTCAACTACTCAGATTTACACGAAAGTCACCGTTGAGCACCTGAAAAGGGCCCAGGAAAAAGCAAAGCTGATTGAGGGACTCCTTGAGGAACATTAA
- a CDS encoding toprim domain-containing protein, with amino-acid sequence MAIVDVRILVEGASDVEVVSKALQGLALGSEYNITISAIIPTTNVEIAKSAAAGADLLIIATDADRVGRELAERLFNELGEMVGHIERMKLPLGHDLEHVDVELVRKELKNTLVRAGLKSLQVLPEYMELRKQLLDIKGKYDQLANDYESLYKEHEELQKKYEELHAEYVRLRNENEGLRELLDKKSRPVKIEEAWTNLFPAEPVPDEKIFAIAVEKLGLAGKVIVGQGYVFAEDRELIEELMKTVYLSLAIKEGLEGKANEVENAGEQEGKKTESTENPERELEIIEAKLKPDELL; translated from the coding sequence ATGGCAATAGTGGACGTTAGGATTCTCGTTGAGGGGGCGAGCGACGTTGAGGTCGTCAGCAAGGCACTTCAGGGGCTCGCCCTGGGGAGCGAATACAACATAACGATTTCAGCTATAATTCCCACGACCAACGTGGAGATAGCGAAGAGCGCCGCGGCGGGTGCCGATTTGCTCATAATAGCCACCGACGCAGACAGGGTTGGAAGGGAACTTGCCGAGAGGCTCTTCAACGAGCTCGGCGAAATGGTCGGCCACATTGAGAGGATGAAACTCCCCCTGGGACACGATTTGGAGCACGTTGACGTTGAGCTCGTTAGGAAGGAGCTCAAGAACACCCTCGTACGGGCCGGGCTGAAGAGCCTTCAGGTTCTTCCCGAGTACATGGAGCTGAGGAAACAACTCCTCGATATCAAGGGAAAATACGACCAGCTGGCAAACGACTACGAGAGCCTTTACAAGGAGCACGAAGAGCTCCAGAAGAAATATGAGGAGTTGCATGCTGAGTACGTAAGGCTGAGGAACGAGAACGAAGGCCTTAGAGAGCTCCTTGACAAGAAGAGCAGGCCCGTTAAGATTGAAGAGGCCTGGACGAACCTGTTCCCGGCAGAACCCGTCCCGGATGAGAAGATTTTCGCCATAGCAGTTGAGAAACTCGGATTGGCTGGGAAGGTTATAGTTGGACAGGGCTACGTCTTTGCAGAGGACAGAGAGCTCATTGAGGAGCTAATGAAAACCGTCTACCTGAGCCTGGCCATAAAGGAGGGCCTTGAAGGAAAAGCCAATGAAGTGGAAAATGCAGGAGAACAGGAAGGCAAAAAGACCGAATCTACTGAGAACCCTGAAAGAGAACTCGAAATAATTGAGGCCAAGCTCAAGCCGGACGAACTGCTCTAA